GGACGAAGGCGGCCAGCGCGTCGACCCTGTACTCGATTCCCCACGGCGCCGCCCAGCCCCCGAGTGCGTAGCTGATGACGCCCGCCTCGAGCACGTCGCCGAGGAGGGCCACGGAGACCAGGAAGGTGACCCAGCACACGCCCGTCGCGAACGGGAGCACCAGCGAACGCCGCCGCAGGATGATGCAGAGGGGCGCCGCGAGGAGCGGGATGACGACCTGCAGGACCGGCAACTGGGCCTGGATCGCCTCCATCATCGGGCCTCGTCGTGCGCCTGGATCTCATCCTCCTCGATCGTCTCGTACGCCTCGCGGATGCGGACGACGAGCGACAGCGCGACGGAGGTCGTCGCGACGCCCACGACGATCGCCGTCAGGATGAGGACGCTGGGCAGCGGGTTGCTGTAGACCTCCAGCCCCTCGGCCACGATGGGCGCCGTGCCCCCGCTCACCTTCCCCACCGTGATGTAGAAGAGGAAGACGGAGGTCTGGAAGATGTTGAGCCCGATGACCTTCTTGATGAGGTTGCCGCGCGAGATGACGATGTAGAACCCCGTCATCATCAGGAAGATGACGACCCAGTAGTTGTAGAGGCCGAGGACGGAGTCGACGAGGGTCTCGGTCATGCGCGCCCTCGCCCCGCGAAGGTCGAATAGACCGCGATCATCACCGCCGCCACCGTCATCCCGACGCCGAGTTCGACGACCAGGATGCCGTAGTGCTGCCCCGTCGACGGGTGGGCGGCGTAGAGGGCGTCGTAGTCGAGGAAGTTCCCGCCCAGGAGCATCGTCGCGACCCCGGTGCCCGCGTAGACGAGCACGCCGGTTGCGATGACGAGTTCGATCATGCGGGCCGGGGCCACGCGGCGCACCGCCGTGAGCCCGAAGATGAGCCCGTACAGCACGAAACCGGCCGCGAAGATCACGCCCGCCTGGAAGCCGCCGCCCGGCCCGTAGTCGCCGTGGAACTGCACGTAGAGGGCGAAGAGGAGGACGTACGGCAGCAGGAGCT
This portion of the Candidatus Palauibacter australiensis genome encodes:
- a CDS encoding cation:proton antiporter subunit C, which codes for MTETLVDSVLGLYNYWVVIFLMMTGFYIVISRGNLIKKVIGLNIFQTSVFLFYITVGKVSGGTAPIVAEGLEVYSNPLPSVLILTAIVVGVATTSVALSLVVRIREAYETIEEDEIQAHDEAR
- a CDS encoding Na(+)/H(+) antiporter subunit B; the encoded protein is MTDHTILRVVSKLLLPYVLLFALYVQFHGDYGPGGGFQAGVIFAAGFVLYGLIFGLTAVRRVAPARMIELVIATGVLVYAGTGVATMLLGGNFLDYDALYAAHPSTGQHYGILVVELGVGMTVAAVMIAVYSTFAGRGRA